From the Spiroplasma alleghenense genome, one window contains:
- a CDS encoding AAA family ATPase: protein MNISSRIKKLIEQISFEVYEKEEIFKLAILAMLGGESIFLLGKPGIAKSLISRRVKFALKDGKNFEYLMSKFSTPEEIYGPINIKELQEGRYVRVIDDYLPTANVGFLDEIWKAGPSIQNTLLTIINEKIFRNGGRDVKVPLNLLISASNELPTPGEGLEALYDRFIIRYIAEGLKSKENFEQLLAGESSLDVVVDPELQLTSFELDKWKKEIREVKLSRETLDFIHYFRNKLVQTTSGRAYISDRRWKKISGLIKTSAFFNGRSETDLPDLFCIPYCIWDNEEEEKEYRSIFNNAFLENFGQDFRGQKNQLLNQVDALAMQINQVETQFLRLTVYDSPYKSKTQGTYYRILNPESQEMAKYLFISARDWNKLAAIPGTMMELPIFFGSSETKYEGSKISRVQYHKANQIMFLDDNKKLFLENDNAGEYNKETIKLNQKMTELENDVKNISLNMYKIYKKYTKMECIFFDKNYNKQIALAFDVDSSEESKEE, encoded by the coding sequence ATGAACATTAGTAGCCGTATAAAAAAATTAATTGAGCAAATTTCTTTTGAAGTTTATGAAAAAGAAGAAATCTTTAAGCTAGCAATTTTAGCTATGCTTGGTGGAGAATCTATCTTTCTTTTAGGTAAGCCCGGAATCGCTAAGTCTTTGATTTCGCGAAGAGTTAAATTTGCTTTAAAAGATGGTAAAAACTTTGAATATTTAATGTCTAAGTTTTCAACTCCAGAAGAAATTTATGGTCCAATTAATATAAAAGAATTACAAGAAGGAAGATATGTCAGAGTTATCGATGATTACTTACCAACAGCTAATGTAGGTTTTCTTGATGAGATTTGAAAGGCTGGTCCTAGTATTCAAAATACTCTTTTAACGATTATTAATGAAAAAATTTTTAGAAATGGTGGGCGCGATGTTAAAGTGCCGCTAAATCTTTTAATTTCAGCCTCAAATGAATTACCAACTCCTGGAGAGGGTCTAGAAGCTCTATATGACCGTTTCATTATTAGATATATTGCCGAGGGGCTTAAATCTAAGGAGAACTTTGAGCAACTTTTAGCGGGCGAATCTTCTTTGGATGTTGTTGTTGATCCAGAATTACAATTAACTAGTTTTGAACTTGATAAGTGAAAAAAAGAAATTCGTGAAGTAAAATTGTCTCGTGAGACATTGGATTTTATTCACTATTTTAGAAATAAGTTGGTTCAAACAACTTCGGGTAGAGCTTATATTTCTGATCGAAGATGAAAAAAAATATCTGGACTTATCAAGACCAGTGCATTTTTTAATGGTCGATCAGAAACTGATTTACCAGACCTATTTTGTATTCCATATTGCATTTGAGACAACGAAGAAGAAGAAAAAGAATATCGCAGTATTTTTAATAATGCTTTCTTGGAAAATTTTGGACAAGATTTTAGAGGTCAAAAAAATCAATTGTTAAATCAGGTTGATGCCCTTGCGATGCAAATTAATCAAGTTGAAACTCAATTTTTAAGACTTACAGTTTATGATTCGCCATACAAAAGTAAAACCCAGGGTACCTATTATCGTATTTTAAATCCAGAATCTCAAGAAATGGCAAAATACTTATTCATCTCAGCAAGAGATTGGAATAAGTTGGCAGCGATTCCGGGAACTATGATGGAATTGCCGATTTTCTTTGGTTCAAGCGAAACAAAATACGAGGGCAGCAAAATCTCAAGAGTTCAATATCATAAGGCAAATCAAATTATGTTCCTTGATGACAACAAAAAGTTATTTTTAGAAAATGATAATGCGGGTGAATACAACAAGGAAACGATTAAGTTAAACCAAAAAATGACAGAATTAGAAAACGACGTCAAAAATATTAGTTTGAATATGTATAAAATATATAAAAAATATACTAAGATGGAATGTATTTTCTTTGACAAAAATTATAACAAGCAAATTGCTTTGGCATTTGATGTTGATTCATCAGAGGAGTCAAAAGAAGAATAG